One Oncorhynchus kisutch isolate 150728-3 linkage group LG13, Okis_V2, whole genome shotgun sequence DNA window includes the following coding sequences:
- the rnf41l gene encoding RING finger protein 151 isoform X1, which translates to MGYDLERFVGYVNEGLLCCVCRDVLERPLQAPCEHAYCDACISSWLIHHHSCPEDRLPLDISTLRPLHRYMRNDLSRLQIRCVNSGQGCDAVCCLETLNTHEDECPFTFISCSSTGCPVQLERRGLESHLLECEFRSRACPSGCGHTLLSVDQSEHNCVAELRTELELLRAEMLGKVEEVRREMESRLDSQRRHMVQKESLLKSEVEDLKGQVSRVVCDVRALLGAERLRRQELAEADLEKRELLEMLRSLQPCRGQRNRDEPIRGLHQEDGTIRSQLQVEHPTRGLLRAGPTQASTQSLPSALPTPALYPPTSPQPGEGSRMARPRNLTLDCIKSREVTVI; encoded by the exons ATGGGTTATGACCTGGAGAGGTTTGTGGGGTACGTGAACGAGGGgcttctgtgctgtgtgtgtcgGGATGTGTTGGAGCGCCCCCTCCAGGCCCCTTGTGAACATGCCTACTGCGACGCCTGCATCAGCTCCTGGCTCATACACCACCACTCCTGCCCTGAAGACAGACTTCCACTGGACATCAGCACTCTGAGACCACTGCACAG GTACATGCGTAATGACCTGTCCAGGCTCCAGATCCGTTGTGTTAACTCTGGCCAGGGCTGTGATGCCGTCTGCTGCCTGGAGACACTAAACACACACGAGGACGAGTGTCCATTCACCTTCATATCCTGCTCCTCCACAG GTTGTCCGGTGCAGTTGGAGAGGAGGGGTCTGGAGTCTCACCTGTTAGAGTGTGAGTTCCGCAGCAGGGCGTGTCCTAGCGGCTGTGGCCACACCCTCCTCTCTGTAGACCAATCAGAGCACAACTGTGTTGCGGAGCTACGAACAGAATTGGAGCTGCTCAG ggcagAGATGTTGGGTAAGGTGGAGGAGGTGAGGCGTGAGATGGAGTCGAGGCTGGACTCTCAGAGGAGACACATGGTGCAGAAAGAGTCTCTGCTGAAGAGCGAGGTGGAGGACCTCAAG ggccagGTATCGAGGGTGGTGTGTGATGTGCGGGCTCTCTTGGGGGCAGAGCGCCTGCGGAGACAGGAGCTGGCAGAAGCGGATCTAGAGAAGAGGGAGCTACTGGAGATGCTCCGGAGCCTGCAGCCATGCAGGGGCCAGCGGAACAGAGACGAGCCAATCAGAGGACTGCATCAAGAAGATGGGACAATTAGGAGCCAGCTTCAAGTGGAACACCCAACCAGGGGCCTGCTGAGGGCAGGGCCAACACAGGCTTCTACCCAATCACTACCCTCGGCTTTGCCTACTCCAGCCTTATACCCGCCTACCTCCCCACAGCCAGGGGAGGGGTCACGCATGGCCCGCCCCCGCAACCTTACCCTCGACTGCATCAAGAGCAGAGAGGTCACCGTCATCTGA
- the rnf41l gene encoding E3 ubiquitin-protein ligase NRDP1 isoform X2, with protein sequence MGYDLERFVGYVNEGLLCCVCRDVLERPLQAPCEHAYCDACISSWLIHHHSCPEDRLPLDISTLRPLHRYMRNDLSRLQIRCVNSGQGCDAVCCLETLNTHEDECPFTFISCSSTGCPVQLERRGLESHLLECEFRSRACPSGCGHTLLSVDQSEHNCVAELRTELELLRAEMLGKVEEVRREMESRLDSQRRHMVQKESLLKSEVEDLKSACGDRSWQKRI encoded by the exons ATGGGTTATGACCTGGAGAGGTTTGTGGGGTACGTGAACGAGGGgcttctgtgctgtgtgtgtcgGGATGTGTTGGAGCGCCCCCTCCAGGCCCCTTGTGAACATGCCTACTGCGACGCCTGCATCAGCTCCTGGCTCATACACCACCACTCCTGCCCTGAAGACAGACTTCCACTGGACATCAGCACTCTGAGACCACTGCACAG GTACATGCGTAATGACCTGTCCAGGCTCCAGATCCGTTGTGTTAACTCTGGCCAGGGCTGTGATGCCGTCTGCTGCCTGGAGACACTAAACACACACGAGGACGAGTGTCCATTCACCTTCATATCCTGCTCCTCCACAG GTTGTCCGGTGCAGTTGGAGAGGAGGGGTCTGGAGTCTCACCTGTTAGAGTGTGAGTTCCGCAGCAGGGCGTGTCCTAGCGGCTGTGGCCACACCCTCCTCTCTGTAGACCAATCAGAGCACAACTGTGTTGCGGAGCTACGAACAGAATTGGAGCTGCTCAG ggcagAGATGTTGGGTAAGGTGGAGGAGGTGAGGCGTGAGATGGAGTCGAGGCTGGACTCTCAGAGGAGACACATGGTGCAGAAAGAGTCTCTGCTGAAGAGCGAGGTGGAGGACCTCAAG AGCGCCTGCGGAGACAGGAGCTGGCAGAAGCGGATCTAG
- the LOC116353160 gene encoding fibrinogen silencer-binding protein-like isoform X2, with the protein MASGSVYMSSSMVGKARSSNFTLSEKLDLLKLVRPHILILEEHTNKHAVIVDKNKCWDTVSDQYNVLGGDRPPRTAQGLRTLYKRLKESAKQEVMQRRHAQPEYRGSISEPTRRVMEMIPHLFHHGAIHHDKDPATMHRVMYKHDSPMEQPGSSSSLPDYPSNPVTHHLDQDVVRLDQDVDVKPPPDLTILSTRVGVVLGVEGAEEEDEDLGSVHGYDGSLSPCPSSVVLPLSTSPVPLQRDLYLHDHYPRRDPDRLRPLQLAKEEHEQVMTNHRKMGVYLEEKREGLKRKQELEEELLRAKIKVEKLRAARLRHGLPLPL; encoded by the exons ATGGCGTCTGGGTCCGTCTACATGTCGTCCAGTATGGTGGGTAAGGCTCGCTCCTCCAACTTCACCCTGTCTGAGAAACTGGACCTGCTGAAGCTGGTCCGCCCACACATTCTCATCCTGGAGGAGCACACCAACAAGCACGCTGTCATCGTGGACAAGAACAAGTGCTGGGACACAGTGTCTGATCAGTACAACGTCCTGGGGGGGGACAGGCCCCCCCGCACTGCCCAGGGCCTACGCACCCTCTACAAGAGGCTGAAGGAGTCGGccaaacaggaagtgatgcaACGGAGACACGCCCAGCCAGAGTACAGAGGAAGTATATCTGAACCAaccaggagagtgatggagatgaTACCTCACCTTTTCCATCATGGCGCTATCCACCATGATAAAGACCCAGCGACGATGCACAG GGTGATGTATAAGCATGACTCTCCCATGGAGCAACCTGGCAGCAGCTCCTCCCTCCCAGACTACCCATCAAACCCCGTCACCCACCACCTGGACCAGGATGTGGTCAG GCTGGACCAGGACGTGGACGTGAAGCCTCCGCCAGACCTGACCATCCTCTCCACGCGTGTGGGGGTGGTGCTAGGAGTAGAGGGTgcggaggaggaagatgaggactTGGGCAGTGTCCATGGTTATGAcggctccctctctccctgcccatcCTCTGTCGTCCTGCCCCTCTCCACCTCACCCGTTCCACTGCAACGTGACCTTTACCTTCATGACCACTACCCCCGCCGTGACCCTGACAGGCTCCGTCCTCTTCAGCTGGCCAAGGAGGAGCACGAGCAGGTCATGACCAATCACAGAAAGATGGGTGTATacctggaggagaagagggaggggctAAAGAGGAAGCAGGAATTGGAGGAGGAGCTTCTAAGAGCAAAAATCAAAGTAGAGAAACTGAGGGCAGCCAGGCTGAGACATGGACTACCACTGCCCCTATAA
- the LOC116353160 gene encoding fibrinogen silencer-binding protein-like isoform X1, whose translation MASGSVYMSSSMVGKARSSNFTLSEKLDLLKLVRPHILILEEHTNKHAVIVDKNKCWDTVSDQYNVLGGDRPPRTAQGLRTLYKRLKESAKQEVMQRRHAQPEYRGSISEPTRRVMEMIPHLFHHGAIHHDKDPATMHRVMYKHDSPMEQPGSSSSLPDYPSNPVTHHLDQDVVRLDQDVVRLDQDVVRLDQDVDVKPPPDLTILSTRVGVVLGVEGAEEEDEDLGSVHGYDGSLSPCPSSVVLPLSTSPVPLQRDLYLHDHYPRRDPDRLRPLQLAKEEHEQVMTNHRKMGVYLEEKREGLKRKQELEEELLRAKIKVEKLRAARLRHGLPLPL comes from the exons ATGGCGTCTGGGTCCGTCTACATGTCGTCCAGTATGGTGGGTAAGGCTCGCTCCTCCAACTTCACCCTGTCTGAGAAACTGGACCTGCTGAAGCTGGTCCGCCCACACATTCTCATCCTGGAGGAGCACACCAACAAGCACGCTGTCATCGTGGACAAGAACAAGTGCTGGGACACAGTGTCTGATCAGTACAACGTCCTGGGGGGGGACAGGCCCCCCCGCACTGCCCAGGGCCTACGCACCCTCTACAAGAGGCTGAAGGAGTCGGccaaacaggaagtgatgcaACGGAGACACGCCCAGCCAGAGTACAGAGGAAGTATATCTGAACCAaccaggagagtgatggagatgaTACCTCACCTTTTCCATCATGGCGCTATCCACCATGATAAAGACCCAGCGACGATGCACAG GGTGATGTATAAGCATGACTCTCCCATGGAGCAACCTGGCAGCAGCTCCTCCCTCCCAGACTACCCATCAAACCCCGTCACCCACCACCTGGACCAGGATGTGGTCAGGCTGGACCAGGATGTGGTCAGGCTGGACCAGGATGTGGTCAGGCTGGACCAGGACGTGGACGTGAAGCCTCCGCCAGACCTGACCATCCTCTCCACGCGTGTGGGGGTGGTGCTAGGAGTAGAGGGTgcggaggaggaagatgaggactTGGGCAGTGTCCATGGTTATGAcggctccctctctccctgcccatcCTCTGTCGTCCTGCCCCTCTCCACCTCACCCGTTCCACTGCAACGTGACCTTTACCTTCATGACCACTACCCCCGCCGTGACCCTGACAGGCTCCGTCCTCTTCAGCTGGCCAAGGAGGAGCACGAGCAGGTCATGACCAATCACAGAAAGATGGGTGTATacctggaggagaagagggaggggctAAAGAGGAAGCAGGAATTGGAGGAGGAGCTTCTAAGAGCAAAAATCAAAGTAGAGAAACTGAGGGCAGCCAGGCTGAGACATGGACTACCACTGCCCCTATAA